From Panthera uncia isolate 11264 chromosome E1, Puncia_PCG_1.0, whole genome shotgun sequence, one genomic window encodes:
- the GGNBP2 gene encoding gametogenetin-binding protein 2 isoform X3, with the protein MARLVAVCRDGEEEFPFERRQIPLYIDDTLTMVMEFPDNVLNLDGHQNNSAQLKQFIQRHSMLKQQDLSIAMVVTSREVLSALSQLVPCVGCRRSVERLFSQLVESGNPALEPLTVGPKGVLSVTRSCMTDAKKLYTLFYVHGSKLNDMIDAIPKSKKNKRCQLHSLDTHKPKPLGEGSSSSVSSEKLSTDKRSSEDHRKDSKCRIIFHYGPFQGTARGCWMDVWELMSQECRDEVVLIDSSCLLETLETYLRKHRFCTDCKNKVLRAYNILIGELDCSKEKGYCAALYEGLRCCPHERHIHVCCETDFIAHLLGRAEPEFAGGYERRERHAKTIDIAQEEVLTCLGIHLYERLHRIWQKLRAEEQTWQMLFYLGVDALRKSFEMTVEKVQGISRLEQLCEEFSEEERVRELKQEKKRQKRKNRRKNKCVCDIPTPLQAADEKEETDFIENSCKACGSTEDGNSCVEVIVTNENTSCTCPSSGNLLGSPKIKKGLSPHCNGSDCGYSSSMEGSETGSREGSDVACTEGICNHDEHGDDSCVHHCEDKEDDGDSCVECWANSEENNTKGKNKKKKKKSKMLKCDEHIQKLGSCITDPGNRETSGNTVHTVFHRDKTKDAHPESCCSPEKGGQPLPWFEHRKNVPQFAEPVEPSFGPDCGKGAKSLVELLDESECTSDEEIFISQDEIQSFMANNQSFYSNREQYRQHLKEKFNKYCRLNDHKRPICSGWLTTAGAN; encoded by the exons ATGGTGATGGAATTTCCTGACAACGTACTAAATCTCGATGGGCATCAAAATAATAGTGCACAACTAAAGCAGTTTATtcag cgACATAGTATGCTTAAGCAGCAAGATCTAAGTATTGCCATGGTGGTGACATCACGGGAAGTATTGAGTGCACTTTCTCAGCTTGTCCCATGTGTTGGTTGTCGTCGCAGTGTGGAGCGCCTCTTTTCCCAGCTTGTAGAGTCTGGAAATCCTGCCCTTGAACCCCTGACAGTAGGCCCCAAGGGAGTCCTGTCTGTAACTCGAAGCTGCATGACTGATGCAAAGAAGCTTTATACCTTATTTTATGTACATGG GTCCAAACTAAACGACATGATAGATGctattccaaaaagtaaaaagaacaagAGATGTCAGTTGCACTCCTTAGATACACACAAACCAAAACCTTTGGG TGAAGGGAGCAGTAGCAGTGtcagttcagagaagttaagtacaGATAAGAGAAGTAGTGAAGACCACAGGAAGGACAGCAAGTGTAGGATCATTTTCCATTATGGACCTTTCCAGGGAACAGCCAG AGGTTGTTGGATGGACGTCTGGGAACTAATGTCCCAAGAATGCAGGGATGAAGTAGTTTTAATTGACTCTAGTTGTCTCTTAGAAACACTAGAAACATACCTGCGAAAACACAG GTTTTGCACTGATTGCAAAAATAAAGTTCTCCGAGCATACAATATCCTTATTGGTGAACTTGATTGCAGCAAAGAGAAGGGCTACTGTGCTGCACTTTATGAAGGTTTGCGGTGCTGTCCACATGAACGGCACATACATGTTTGCTGTGAAACAGACTTCATTGCACATCTTTTGGGTCGTGCTGAGCCAGAGTTCGCAGGAGGGTATGA ACGAAGAGAAAGGCATGCTAAGACAATAGATATAGCTCAAGAAGAAGTTCTGACCTGCTTGGGAATTCATCTTTATGAAAGACTGCATCGAATCTGGCAAAAACTACGAGCAGAAGAGCAAACATGGCAGATGCTTTTCTATCTTGGTGTTGATGCTTTGCGCAAGAGTTTTGAG aTGACTGTGGAAAAAGTACAGGGTATTAGCCGATTGGAACAACTTTGTGAAGAGTTTTCAGAGGAGGAACGAGTAAGAGAACTCAAGCAAGAAAAGAAACGCCAGAAACGGAAGAACAGacgaaaaaataaatgtgtatgtgatATTCCTACTCCTTTACAAGCAGCAGATGAAAAGGAA GAAACAGACTTCATAGAAAACAGCTGCAAAGCCTGTGGCAGCACCGAAGATGGTAATAGTTGTGTAGAAGTAATTGTTACCAACGAAAACACATCATGTACCTGTCCTAGCAGCGGCAATCTTTTGGGGTCCCCTAAAATAAAGAAAG GCTTATCACCACACTGTAATGGTAGTGATTGTGGATATTCATCTAGTATGGAAGGGAGTGAAACAGGTTCTCGGGAGGGTTCGGATGTTGCTTGCACTGAAGGCATTTGTAATCACGATGAACACG GTGACGACTCCTGTGTTCATCACTGTGAAGACAAAGAAGATGATGGTGATAGTTGTGTTGAATGTTGGGCAAATTCTGAAGAGAAcaacaccaaaggaaaaaataaaaagaagaaaaagaaaagtaagatgtTGAAATGTGATGAACAT ATCCAAAAGCTTGGAAGCTGTATTACAGATCCAGGTAATCGAGAGACCTCAGGAAATACCGTGCACACAGTGTTTCACCGCGACAAGACCAAAGATGCACATCCTGAAAGCTGTTGCAGTCCTGAAAAGGGTGGGCAGCCACTGCCTTGGTTTGAGCATAGGAaaaatgtaccacagtttgcAGAACCTGTAGAGCCATCATTTGGTCCTGATTGTGGAAAAGGTGCCAAGAGCTTAGTTGAACTCCTT GATGAGTCTGAATGTACTTCAGATGAGGAAATCTTTATCTCACAAGATGAAATACAGTCATTTATGGCTAATAACCAGTCTTTCTACAGCAATAGAGAACAATACCGACAGCATCTGAAggagaaatttaataaatactgcCGCTTAAATGATCACAAGAGGCCCATCTGTAGTGGCTGGTTGACAACGGCTGgagcaaattaa
- the GGNBP2 gene encoding gametogenetin-binding protein 2 isoform X5, producing the protein MARLVAVCRDGEEEFPFERRQIPLYIDDTLTMVMEFPDNVLNLDGHQNNSAQLKQFIQRHSMLKQQDLSIAMVVTSREVLSALSQLVPCVGCRRSVERLFSQLVESGNPALEPLTVGPKGVLSVTRSCMTDAKKLYTLFYVHGSKLNDMIDAIPKSKKNKRCQLHSLDTHKPKPLGGCWMDVWELMSQECRDEVVLIDSSCLLETLETYLRKHRFCTDCKNKVLRAYNILIGELDCSKEKGYCAALYEGLRCCPHERHIHVCCETDFIAHLLGRAEPEFAGGRRERHAKTIDIAQEEVLTCLGIHLYERLHRIWQKLRAEEQTWQMLFYLGVDALRKSFEMTVEKVQGISRLEQLCEEFSEEERVRELKQEKKRQKRKNRRKNKCVCDIPTPLQAADEKEVSQEKETDFIENSCKACGSTEDGNSCVEVIVTNENTSCTCPSSGNLLGSPKIKKGLSPHCNGSDCGYSSSMEGSETGSREGSDVACTEGICNHDEHGDDSCVHHCEDKEDDGDSCVECWANSEENNTKGKNKKKKKKSKMLKCDEHIQKLGSCITDPGNRETSGNTVHTVFHRDKTKDAHPESCCSPEKGGQPLPWFEHRKNVPQFAEPVEPSFGPDCGKGAKSLVELLDESECTSDEEIFISQDEIQSFMANNQSFYSNREQYRQHLKEKFNKYCRLNDHKRPICSGWLTTAGAN; encoded by the exons ATGGTGATGGAATTTCCTGACAACGTACTAAATCTCGATGGGCATCAAAATAATAGTGCACAACTAAAGCAGTTTATtcag cgACATAGTATGCTTAAGCAGCAAGATCTAAGTATTGCCATGGTGGTGACATCACGGGAAGTATTGAGTGCACTTTCTCAGCTTGTCCCATGTGTTGGTTGTCGTCGCAGTGTGGAGCGCCTCTTTTCCCAGCTTGTAGAGTCTGGAAATCCTGCCCTTGAACCCCTGACAGTAGGCCCCAAGGGAGTCCTGTCTGTAACTCGAAGCTGCATGACTGATGCAAAGAAGCTTTATACCTTATTTTATGTACATGG GTCCAAACTAAACGACATGATAGATGctattccaaaaagtaaaaagaacaagAGATGTCAGTTGCACTCCTTAGATACACACAAACCAAAACCTTTGGG AGGTTGTTGGATGGACGTCTGGGAACTAATGTCCCAAGAATGCAGGGATGAAGTAGTTTTAATTGACTCTAGTTGTCTCTTAGAAACACTAGAAACATACCTGCGAAAACACAG GTTTTGCACTGATTGCAAAAATAAAGTTCTCCGAGCATACAATATCCTTATTGGTGAACTTGATTGCAGCAAAGAGAAGGGCTACTGTGCTGCACTTTATGAAGGTTTGCGGTGCTGTCCACATGAACGGCACATACATGTTTGCTGTGAAACAGACTTCATTGCACATCTTTTGGGTCGTGCTGAGCCAGAGTTCGCAGGAGG ACGAAGAGAAAGGCATGCTAAGACAATAGATATAGCTCAAGAAGAAGTTCTGACCTGCTTGGGAATTCATCTTTATGAAAGACTGCATCGAATCTGGCAAAAACTACGAGCAGAAGAGCAAACATGGCAGATGCTTTTCTATCTTGGTGTTGATGCTTTGCGCAAGAGTTTTGAG aTGACTGTGGAAAAAGTACAGGGTATTAGCCGATTGGAACAACTTTGTGAAGAGTTTTCAGAGGAGGAACGAGTAAGAGAACTCAAGCAAGAAAAGAAACGCCAGAAACGGAAGAACAGacgaaaaaataaatgtgtatgtgatATTCCTACTCCTTTACAAGCAGCAGATGAAAAGGAAGTAAGCCAAGAGAAG GAAACAGACTTCATAGAAAACAGCTGCAAAGCCTGTGGCAGCACCGAAGATGGTAATAGTTGTGTAGAAGTAATTGTTACCAACGAAAACACATCATGTACCTGTCCTAGCAGCGGCAATCTTTTGGGGTCCCCTAAAATAAAGAAAG GCTTATCACCACACTGTAATGGTAGTGATTGTGGATATTCATCTAGTATGGAAGGGAGTGAAACAGGTTCTCGGGAGGGTTCGGATGTTGCTTGCACTGAAGGCATTTGTAATCACGATGAACACG GTGACGACTCCTGTGTTCATCACTGTGAAGACAAAGAAGATGATGGTGATAGTTGTGTTGAATGTTGGGCAAATTCTGAAGAGAAcaacaccaaaggaaaaaataaaaagaagaaaaagaaaagtaagatgtTGAAATGTGATGAACAT ATCCAAAAGCTTGGAAGCTGTATTACAGATCCAGGTAATCGAGAGACCTCAGGAAATACCGTGCACACAGTGTTTCACCGCGACAAGACCAAAGATGCACATCCTGAAAGCTGTTGCAGTCCTGAAAAGGGTGGGCAGCCACTGCCTTGGTTTGAGCATAGGAaaaatgtaccacagtttgcAGAACCTGTAGAGCCATCATTTGGTCCTGATTGTGGAAAAGGTGCCAAGAGCTTAGTTGAACTCCTT GATGAGTCTGAATGTACTTCAGATGAGGAAATCTTTATCTCACAAGATGAAATACAGTCATTTATGGCTAATAACCAGTCTTTCTACAGCAATAGAGAACAATACCGACAGCATCTGAAggagaaatttaataaatactgcCGCTTAAATGATCACAAGAGGCCCATCTGTAGTGGCTGGTTGACAACGGCTGgagcaaattaa
- the GGNBP2 gene encoding gametogenetin-binding protein 2 isoform X2, translating into MARLVAVCRDGEEEFPFERRQIPLYIDDTLTMVMEFPDNVLNLDGHQNNSAQLKQFIQRHSMLKQQDLSIAMVVTSREVLSALSQLVPCVGCRRSVERLFSQLVESGNPALEPLTVGPKGVLSVTRSCMTDAKKLYTLFYVHGSKLNDMIDAIPKSKKNKRCQLHSLDTHKPKPLGEGSSSSVSSEKLSTDKRSSEDHRKDSKCRIIFHYGPFQGTARGCWMDVWELMSQECRDEVVLIDSSCLLETLETYLRKHRFCTDCKNKVLRAYNILIGELDCSKEKGYCAALYEGLRCCPHERHIHVCCETDFIAHLLGRAEPEFAGGRRERHAKTIDIAQEEVLTCLGIHLYERLHRIWQKLRAEEQTWQMLFYLGVDALRKSFEMTVEKVQGISRLEQLCEEFSEEERVRELKQEKKRQKRKNRRKNKCVCDIPTPLQAADEKEVSQEKETDFIENSCKACGSTEDGNSCVEVIVTNENTSCTCPSSGNLLGSPKIKKGLSPHCNGSDCGYSSSMEGSETGSREGSDVACTEGICNHDEHGDDSCVHHCEDKEDDGDSCVECWANSEENNTKGKNKKKKKKSKMLKCDEHIQKLGSCITDPGNRETSGNTVHTVFHRDKTKDAHPESCCSPEKGGQPLPWFEHRKNVPQFAEPVEPSFGPDCGKGAKSLVELLDESECTSDEEIFISQDEIQSFMANNQSFYSNREQYRQHLKEKFNKYCRLNDHKRPICSGWLTTAGAN; encoded by the exons ATGGTGATGGAATTTCCTGACAACGTACTAAATCTCGATGGGCATCAAAATAATAGTGCACAACTAAAGCAGTTTATtcag cgACATAGTATGCTTAAGCAGCAAGATCTAAGTATTGCCATGGTGGTGACATCACGGGAAGTATTGAGTGCACTTTCTCAGCTTGTCCCATGTGTTGGTTGTCGTCGCAGTGTGGAGCGCCTCTTTTCCCAGCTTGTAGAGTCTGGAAATCCTGCCCTTGAACCCCTGACAGTAGGCCCCAAGGGAGTCCTGTCTGTAACTCGAAGCTGCATGACTGATGCAAAGAAGCTTTATACCTTATTTTATGTACATGG GTCCAAACTAAACGACATGATAGATGctattccaaaaagtaaaaagaacaagAGATGTCAGTTGCACTCCTTAGATACACACAAACCAAAACCTTTGGG TGAAGGGAGCAGTAGCAGTGtcagttcagagaagttaagtacaGATAAGAGAAGTAGTGAAGACCACAGGAAGGACAGCAAGTGTAGGATCATTTTCCATTATGGACCTTTCCAGGGAACAGCCAG AGGTTGTTGGATGGACGTCTGGGAACTAATGTCCCAAGAATGCAGGGATGAAGTAGTTTTAATTGACTCTAGTTGTCTCTTAGAAACACTAGAAACATACCTGCGAAAACACAG GTTTTGCACTGATTGCAAAAATAAAGTTCTCCGAGCATACAATATCCTTATTGGTGAACTTGATTGCAGCAAAGAGAAGGGCTACTGTGCTGCACTTTATGAAGGTTTGCGGTGCTGTCCACATGAACGGCACATACATGTTTGCTGTGAAACAGACTTCATTGCACATCTTTTGGGTCGTGCTGAGCCAGAGTTCGCAGGAGG ACGAAGAGAAAGGCATGCTAAGACAATAGATATAGCTCAAGAAGAAGTTCTGACCTGCTTGGGAATTCATCTTTATGAAAGACTGCATCGAATCTGGCAAAAACTACGAGCAGAAGAGCAAACATGGCAGATGCTTTTCTATCTTGGTGTTGATGCTTTGCGCAAGAGTTTTGAG aTGACTGTGGAAAAAGTACAGGGTATTAGCCGATTGGAACAACTTTGTGAAGAGTTTTCAGAGGAGGAACGAGTAAGAGAACTCAAGCAAGAAAAGAAACGCCAGAAACGGAAGAACAGacgaaaaaataaatgtgtatgtgatATTCCTACTCCTTTACAAGCAGCAGATGAAAAGGAAGTAAGCCAAGAGAAG GAAACAGACTTCATAGAAAACAGCTGCAAAGCCTGTGGCAGCACCGAAGATGGTAATAGTTGTGTAGAAGTAATTGTTACCAACGAAAACACATCATGTACCTGTCCTAGCAGCGGCAATCTTTTGGGGTCCCCTAAAATAAAGAAAG GCTTATCACCACACTGTAATGGTAGTGATTGTGGATATTCATCTAGTATGGAAGGGAGTGAAACAGGTTCTCGGGAGGGTTCGGATGTTGCTTGCACTGAAGGCATTTGTAATCACGATGAACACG GTGACGACTCCTGTGTTCATCACTGTGAAGACAAAGAAGATGATGGTGATAGTTGTGTTGAATGTTGGGCAAATTCTGAAGAGAAcaacaccaaaggaaaaaataaaaagaagaaaaagaaaagtaagatgtTGAAATGTGATGAACAT ATCCAAAAGCTTGGAAGCTGTATTACAGATCCAGGTAATCGAGAGACCTCAGGAAATACCGTGCACACAGTGTTTCACCGCGACAAGACCAAAGATGCACATCCTGAAAGCTGTTGCAGTCCTGAAAAGGGTGGGCAGCCACTGCCTTGGTTTGAGCATAGGAaaaatgtaccacagtttgcAGAACCTGTAGAGCCATCATTTGGTCCTGATTGTGGAAAAGGTGCCAAGAGCTTAGTTGAACTCCTT GATGAGTCTGAATGTACTTCAGATGAGGAAATCTTTATCTCACAAGATGAAATACAGTCATTTATGGCTAATAACCAGTCTTTCTACAGCAATAGAGAACAATACCGACAGCATCTGAAggagaaatttaataaatactgcCGCTTAAATGATCACAAGAGGCCCATCTGTAGTGGCTGGTTGACAACGGCTGgagcaaattaa
- the GGNBP2 gene encoding gametogenetin-binding protein 2 isoform X4, with protein MARLVAVCRDGEEEFPFERRQIPLYIDDTLTMVMEFPDNVLNLDGHQNNSAQLKQFIQRHSMLKQQDLSIAMVVTSREVLSALSQLVPCVGCRRSVERLFSQLVESGNPALEPLTVGPKGVLSVTRSCMTDAKKLYTLFYVHGSKLNDMIDAIPKSKKNKRCQLHSLDTHKPKPLGGCWMDVWELMSQECRDEVVLIDSSCLLETLETYLRKHRFCTDCKNKVLRAYNILIGELDCSKEKGYCAALYEGLRCCPHERHIHVCCETDFIAHLLGRAEPEFAGGYERRERHAKTIDIAQEEVLTCLGIHLYERLHRIWQKLRAEEQTWQMLFYLGVDALRKSFEMTVEKVQGISRLEQLCEEFSEEERVRELKQEKKRQKRKNRRKNKCVCDIPTPLQAADEKEVSQEKETDFIENSCKACGSTEDGNSCVEVIVTNENTSCTCPSSGNLLGSPKIKKGLSPHCNGSDCGYSSSMEGSETGSREGSDVACTEGICNHDEHGDDSCVHHCEDKEDDGDSCVECWANSEENNTKGKNKKKKKKSKMLKCDEHIQKLGSCITDPGNRETSGNTVHTVFHRDKTKDAHPESCCSPEKGGQPLPWFEHRKNVPQFAEPVEPSFGPDCGKGAKSLVELLDESECTSDEEIFISQDEIQSFMANNQSFYSNREQYRQHLKEKFNKYCRLNDHKRPICSGWLTTAGAN; from the exons ATGGTGATGGAATTTCCTGACAACGTACTAAATCTCGATGGGCATCAAAATAATAGTGCACAACTAAAGCAGTTTATtcag cgACATAGTATGCTTAAGCAGCAAGATCTAAGTATTGCCATGGTGGTGACATCACGGGAAGTATTGAGTGCACTTTCTCAGCTTGTCCCATGTGTTGGTTGTCGTCGCAGTGTGGAGCGCCTCTTTTCCCAGCTTGTAGAGTCTGGAAATCCTGCCCTTGAACCCCTGACAGTAGGCCCCAAGGGAGTCCTGTCTGTAACTCGAAGCTGCATGACTGATGCAAAGAAGCTTTATACCTTATTTTATGTACATGG GTCCAAACTAAACGACATGATAGATGctattccaaaaagtaaaaagaacaagAGATGTCAGTTGCACTCCTTAGATACACACAAACCAAAACCTTTGGG AGGTTGTTGGATGGACGTCTGGGAACTAATGTCCCAAGAATGCAGGGATGAAGTAGTTTTAATTGACTCTAGTTGTCTCTTAGAAACACTAGAAACATACCTGCGAAAACACAG GTTTTGCACTGATTGCAAAAATAAAGTTCTCCGAGCATACAATATCCTTATTGGTGAACTTGATTGCAGCAAAGAGAAGGGCTACTGTGCTGCACTTTATGAAGGTTTGCGGTGCTGTCCACATGAACGGCACATACATGTTTGCTGTGAAACAGACTTCATTGCACATCTTTTGGGTCGTGCTGAGCCAGAGTTCGCAGGAGGGTATGA ACGAAGAGAAAGGCATGCTAAGACAATAGATATAGCTCAAGAAGAAGTTCTGACCTGCTTGGGAATTCATCTTTATGAAAGACTGCATCGAATCTGGCAAAAACTACGAGCAGAAGAGCAAACATGGCAGATGCTTTTCTATCTTGGTGTTGATGCTTTGCGCAAGAGTTTTGAG aTGACTGTGGAAAAAGTACAGGGTATTAGCCGATTGGAACAACTTTGTGAAGAGTTTTCAGAGGAGGAACGAGTAAGAGAACTCAAGCAAGAAAAGAAACGCCAGAAACGGAAGAACAGacgaaaaaataaatgtgtatgtgatATTCCTACTCCTTTACAAGCAGCAGATGAAAAGGAAGTAAGCCAAGAGAAG GAAACAGACTTCATAGAAAACAGCTGCAAAGCCTGTGGCAGCACCGAAGATGGTAATAGTTGTGTAGAAGTAATTGTTACCAACGAAAACACATCATGTACCTGTCCTAGCAGCGGCAATCTTTTGGGGTCCCCTAAAATAAAGAAAG GCTTATCACCACACTGTAATGGTAGTGATTGTGGATATTCATCTAGTATGGAAGGGAGTGAAACAGGTTCTCGGGAGGGTTCGGATGTTGCTTGCACTGAAGGCATTTGTAATCACGATGAACACG GTGACGACTCCTGTGTTCATCACTGTGAAGACAAAGAAGATGATGGTGATAGTTGTGTTGAATGTTGGGCAAATTCTGAAGAGAAcaacaccaaaggaaaaaataaaaagaagaaaaagaaaagtaagatgtTGAAATGTGATGAACAT ATCCAAAAGCTTGGAAGCTGTATTACAGATCCAGGTAATCGAGAGACCTCAGGAAATACCGTGCACACAGTGTTTCACCGCGACAAGACCAAAGATGCACATCCTGAAAGCTGTTGCAGTCCTGAAAAGGGTGGGCAGCCACTGCCTTGGTTTGAGCATAGGAaaaatgtaccacagtttgcAGAACCTGTAGAGCCATCATTTGGTCCTGATTGTGGAAAAGGTGCCAAGAGCTTAGTTGAACTCCTT GATGAGTCTGAATGTACTTCAGATGAGGAAATCTTTATCTCACAAGATGAAATACAGTCATTTATGGCTAATAACCAGTCTTTCTACAGCAATAGAGAACAATACCGACAGCATCTGAAggagaaatttaataaatactgcCGCTTAAATGATCACAAGAGGCCCATCTGTAGTGGCTGGTTGACAACGGCTGgagcaaattaa
- the GGNBP2 gene encoding gametogenetin-binding protein 2 isoform X1: protein MARLVAVCRDGEEEFPFERRQIPLYIDDTLTMVMEFPDNVLNLDGHQNNSAQLKQFIQRHSMLKQQDLSIAMVVTSREVLSALSQLVPCVGCRRSVERLFSQLVESGNPALEPLTVGPKGVLSVTRSCMTDAKKLYTLFYVHGSKLNDMIDAIPKSKKNKRCQLHSLDTHKPKPLGEGSSSSVSSEKLSTDKRSSEDHRKDSKCRIIFHYGPFQGTARGCWMDVWELMSQECRDEVVLIDSSCLLETLETYLRKHRFCTDCKNKVLRAYNILIGELDCSKEKGYCAALYEGLRCCPHERHIHVCCETDFIAHLLGRAEPEFAGGYERRERHAKTIDIAQEEVLTCLGIHLYERLHRIWQKLRAEEQTWQMLFYLGVDALRKSFEMTVEKVQGISRLEQLCEEFSEEERVRELKQEKKRQKRKNRRKNKCVCDIPTPLQAADEKEVSQEKETDFIENSCKACGSTEDGNSCVEVIVTNENTSCTCPSSGNLLGSPKIKKGLSPHCNGSDCGYSSSMEGSETGSREGSDVACTEGICNHDEHGDDSCVHHCEDKEDDGDSCVECWANSEENNTKGKNKKKKKKSKMLKCDEHIQKLGSCITDPGNRETSGNTVHTVFHRDKTKDAHPESCCSPEKGGQPLPWFEHRKNVPQFAEPVEPSFGPDCGKGAKSLVELLDESECTSDEEIFISQDEIQSFMANNQSFYSNREQYRQHLKEKFNKYCRLNDHKRPICSGWLTTAGAN from the exons ATGGTGATGGAATTTCCTGACAACGTACTAAATCTCGATGGGCATCAAAATAATAGTGCACAACTAAAGCAGTTTATtcag cgACATAGTATGCTTAAGCAGCAAGATCTAAGTATTGCCATGGTGGTGACATCACGGGAAGTATTGAGTGCACTTTCTCAGCTTGTCCCATGTGTTGGTTGTCGTCGCAGTGTGGAGCGCCTCTTTTCCCAGCTTGTAGAGTCTGGAAATCCTGCCCTTGAACCCCTGACAGTAGGCCCCAAGGGAGTCCTGTCTGTAACTCGAAGCTGCATGACTGATGCAAAGAAGCTTTATACCTTATTTTATGTACATGG GTCCAAACTAAACGACATGATAGATGctattccaaaaagtaaaaagaacaagAGATGTCAGTTGCACTCCTTAGATACACACAAACCAAAACCTTTGGG TGAAGGGAGCAGTAGCAGTGtcagttcagagaagttaagtacaGATAAGAGAAGTAGTGAAGACCACAGGAAGGACAGCAAGTGTAGGATCATTTTCCATTATGGACCTTTCCAGGGAACAGCCAG AGGTTGTTGGATGGACGTCTGGGAACTAATGTCCCAAGAATGCAGGGATGAAGTAGTTTTAATTGACTCTAGTTGTCTCTTAGAAACACTAGAAACATACCTGCGAAAACACAG GTTTTGCACTGATTGCAAAAATAAAGTTCTCCGAGCATACAATATCCTTATTGGTGAACTTGATTGCAGCAAAGAGAAGGGCTACTGTGCTGCACTTTATGAAGGTTTGCGGTGCTGTCCACATGAACGGCACATACATGTTTGCTGTGAAACAGACTTCATTGCACATCTTTTGGGTCGTGCTGAGCCAGAGTTCGCAGGAGGGTATGA ACGAAGAGAAAGGCATGCTAAGACAATAGATATAGCTCAAGAAGAAGTTCTGACCTGCTTGGGAATTCATCTTTATGAAAGACTGCATCGAATCTGGCAAAAACTACGAGCAGAAGAGCAAACATGGCAGATGCTTTTCTATCTTGGTGTTGATGCTTTGCGCAAGAGTTTTGAG aTGACTGTGGAAAAAGTACAGGGTATTAGCCGATTGGAACAACTTTGTGAAGAGTTTTCAGAGGAGGAACGAGTAAGAGAACTCAAGCAAGAAAAGAAACGCCAGAAACGGAAGAACAGacgaaaaaataaatgtgtatgtgatATTCCTACTCCTTTACAAGCAGCAGATGAAAAGGAAGTAAGCCAAGAGAAG GAAACAGACTTCATAGAAAACAGCTGCAAAGCCTGTGGCAGCACCGAAGATGGTAATAGTTGTGTAGAAGTAATTGTTACCAACGAAAACACATCATGTACCTGTCCTAGCAGCGGCAATCTTTTGGGGTCCCCTAAAATAAAGAAAG GCTTATCACCACACTGTAATGGTAGTGATTGTGGATATTCATCTAGTATGGAAGGGAGTGAAACAGGTTCTCGGGAGGGTTCGGATGTTGCTTGCACTGAAGGCATTTGTAATCACGATGAACACG GTGACGACTCCTGTGTTCATCACTGTGAAGACAAAGAAGATGATGGTGATAGTTGTGTTGAATGTTGGGCAAATTCTGAAGAGAAcaacaccaaaggaaaaaataaaaagaagaaaaagaaaagtaagatgtTGAAATGTGATGAACAT ATCCAAAAGCTTGGAAGCTGTATTACAGATCCAGGTAATCGAGAGACCTCAGGAAATACCGTGCACACAGTGTTTCACCGCGACAAGACCAAAGATGCACATCCTGAAAGCTGTTGCAGTCCTGAAAAGGGTGGGCAGCCACTGCCTTGGTTTGAGCATAGGAaaaatgtaccacagtttgcAGAACCTGTAGAGCCATCATTTGGTCCTGATTGTGGAAAAGGTGCCAAGAGCTTAGTTGAACTCCTT GATGAGTCTGAATGTACTTCAGATGAGGAAATCTTTATCTCACAAGATGAAATACAGTCATTTATGGCTAATAACCAGTCTTTCTACAGCAATAGAGAACAATACCGACAGCATCTGAAggagaaatttaataaatactgcCGCTTAAATGATCACAAGAGGCCCATCTGTAGTGGCTGGTTGACAACGGCTGgagcaaattaa